One Symphalangus syndactylus isolate Jambi chromosome 20, NHGRI_mSymSyn1-v2.1_pri, whole genome shotgun sequence DNA segment encodes these proteins:
- the LOC129469615 gene encoding TBC1 domain family member 3G-like: MYPFDRMNVVEDVESWRAREREDIIREYEKGHRAGLPEDKEPVFIGTFERVDPFGAIVYETELPPLTAREAKRIRRETRNSKWLEMLGKWETYKNSEKLVDRTYKGIPRNIRGRAWSVLLNIQEIKSKNPGKYKLMKEKGKRSSEHIHQIDQDVSRTLQDHVFFRRRYGAKQRELFYILLAYAEYNPNVGYRGNLSHAAALFLLYLPEEDAFWALVQLLASERHSLQGFHSPNGGTVQGLQDHREHVVPTSQPKTMWHLDQDIDAGLCGKHLSLGWLLRTLMKISLRLTLRLWDVYLLQGKQARMHMTSIAFEVRQNRFNKTSSGLCACIASRFCHHWARDDDRVLKHLRASVNERRRKQADLPPPAKAEQGSSAPRPVPASRGGKTLCKGDRQASPGPPARFQRPIWSASLPGAPRSSTPCPGGAVREDTYPVGTQGVPSPALAQGGPQDSWRFLRWNSMPVKVLTTP, from the exons GATGAACGTGGTGGAGGACGTGGAGAGTTGGCGGGCGCGGGAGCGAGAGGACATCATCAGGGAATATGAAAAG GGGCACCGAGCCGGGCTGCCAGAGGACAAGGAGCCTGTGTTTATCGGAACGTTCGAACGTGTGGATCCGTTTGGGGCAATTGTGTA TGAGACGGAGCTGCCTCCTCTGACTGCGCGGGAGGCAAAG CGAATTCGGCGGGAGACGAGAAACAGCAAGTGGCTGGAGATGCTGGGCAAATGGGAGACGTACAAGAACAGCGAAAAG CTCGTAGATCGCACATACAAGGGGATTCCCAGGAACATCCGGGGCCGGGCATGGTCAGTCCTCCTGAACATTCAGGAAATCAAATCAAAAAACCCCGGCAAATACAAG CTCATGAAGGAGAAGGGCAAGAGGTCATCTGAACACATCCATCAGATCGACCAGGATGTTAGCAGGACTCTCCAGGACCATGTCTTCTTCAGGCGTCGATATGGAGCCAA gcAGCGGGAACTCTTCTACATACTCCTGGCATATGCGGAGTATAACCCG AATGTGGGCTACCGCGGGAACCTGAGCCACGCCGCCGCCTTGTTCCTCCTGTATCTGCCTGAGGAGGACGCATTCTGGGCACTGGTGCAGCTGCTGGCCAGTGAGAGGCACTCCCTGCAGG GATTCCACAGCCCAAATGGCGGGACAGTCCAGGGGCTCCAAGACCATCGGGAGCATGTGGTTCCCACGTCACAACCCAAGACCATGTGGCATCTG GACCAGGACATAGACGCTGGTCTATGCGGGAAGCATCTCTCGTTAGGCTGGCTTCTCCGGACGTTAATGAAG ATCTCTCTCAGGCTGACCCTGCGCCTGTGGGACGTTTACCTGCTACAAGGAAAACAAGCACGGATGCACATGACCAGCATTGCGTTCGAGGTGCGGCAGA ATCGCTTCAATAAGACGAGTTCCGGCCTGTGCGCATGCATCGCGAGCCGGTTCTGCCATCACTGGGCCAGGGATGATGACAGGGTGCTCAAGCACCTCAGGGCCTCTGTGAACGAACGACGGAGGAAGCAAGCGGACCTGCCACCCCCAG CCAAAGCCGAGCAAGGGTCCTCGGCACCCAGGCCTGTGCCGGCTTCACGTGGCGGGAAGACCCTCTGCAAGGGGGACAGGCAGGCCTCTCCAGGCCCACCAGCCCGGTTCCAGCGGCCCATTTGGTCAGCTTCCCTGCCAGGGGCACCTCGTTCTTCCACACCCTGTCCTGGTGGGGCTGTCCGGGAAGACACCTATCCTGTGGGCACTCAGGGTGTGCCCAGCccggccctggctcagggaggacCTCAGGATTCCTGGAGATTCCTGCGGTGGAACTCCATGCCCGTGAAGGTTTTGACGACACCATGA